In one window of Ruminococcus albus AD2013 DNA:
- a CDS encoding ABC transporter permease: MSRFNRRGGGELKAPTKMTDTNLLTMITICVFVAMYIFAVLFLKKGFLKPQTFFNILNANAALIILACGMSLVMITGGIDISVGGVTALVSMSCAVYLDHKGGSLLMAVLMAVGIGLAFGIVQGYLVAYLEIQPFIVTLAGMFFARGATTIVYNKPFNVANEDFVKLKATRILIPYLGTYNKRGKYILAYIEIGVIVAIALAILLFVLLKWAKPGRNFYAVGGNRQSALMLGVNVKRTIFFSHLICGLMAGIGGFVYFMHVGSGSPQHASGAEMNAIASSIIGGTMLTGGVGNIIGTVFGVLSLALIQNIVSSAGLDDAWWTGITVAGMLCIFLVVQSIIIARRKKANAAAAKQ; this comes from the coding sequence ATGTCAAGATTTAACAGACGTGGCGGCGGCGAACTCAAAGCTCCCACAAAAATGACAGATACCAACCTGCTGACCATGATAACCATATGCGTATTTGTAGCCATGTACATATTCGCGGTGCTTTTCCTGAAAAAGGGATTTCTGAAACCGCAGACATTCTTCAATATACTCAACGCTAATGCGGCGCTGATAATACTCGCCTGCGGAATGAGCCTTGTTATGATAACGGGCGGTATAGATATCTCTGTGGGCGGCGTGACGGCTCTGGTATCAATGAGCTGTGCGGTCTATCTGGACCATAAGGGCGGAAGCCTGCTGATGGCTGTACTGATGGCTGTCGGAATAGGTCTGGCATTCGGTATAGTGCAGGGCTATCTTGTGGCGTATCTGGAGATACAGCCGTTTATAGTCACGCTGGCGGGAATGTTCTTCGCACGAGGTGCGACCACTATTGTTTACAACAAGCCTTTCAATGTGGCTAATGAAGATTTTGTAAAGCTTAAAGCCACAAGGATACTTATACCATACCTGGGCACGTACAACAAAAGGGGCAAGTATATCCTCGCTTACATCGAGATAGGTGTTATAGTGGCGATAGCTCTGGCGATACTGCTGTTTGTACTGCTGAAATGGGCAAAGCCCGGAAGAAACTTTTACGCCGTTGGCGGCAACAGGCAAAGCGCACTGATGCTGGGCGTAAACGTAAAGCGGACAATATTCTTCTCTCATTTGATTTGCGGACTGATGGCGGGCATAGGCGGCTTCGTGTATTTTATGCACGTTGGTTCCGGCTCGCCACAGCACGCGAGCGGTGCCGAGATGAATGCGATAGCATCATCGATAATAGGCGGCACAATGCTGACAGGAGGTGTCGGCAATATCATCGGCACGGTGTTCGGAGTGCTTTCACTGGCACTTATACAGAACATAGTATCATCGGCAGGTCTTGATGACGCGTGGTGGACAGGTATAACCGTAGCGGGTATGCTCTGCATCTTCCTTGTAGTACAGAGTATAATCATTGCACGCCGCAAGAAAGCTAACGCAGCTGCGGCAAAACAATAA
- a CDS encoding helix-turn-helix domain-containing protein, producing the protein MREKMCLEECCNVRKLDTKRIGELLRSGSTANCGKVLDEVLDEVGFDGLHSLVLRLYVCTDMYLEARSFTRQLGVTDEEFTECFGGVDEIEEKLSTVEKARENMHDMLEQCIRWRVEKCHENGNSVVRDAREYIDEHYMSSGLSLTAVAEAVGISPAYLSALFKREMGKNLSEYITGIRIERSKELLCCTSKLIYEIAFEVGFQDYRYFSQIFKKCTGQTPRQFQNSANICM; encoded by the coding sequence ATGAGAGAGAAAATGTGTTTGGAAGAATGTTGCAATGTAAGAAAACTTGATACCAAAAGGATAGGCGAACTGCTAAGAAGCGGCAGTACTGCAAACTGTGGCAAGGTACTGGACGAGGTGCTGGATGAGGTCGGATTTGACGGCCTGCATTCATTGGTGCTGAGACTTTATGTCTGTACCGATATGTATCTTGAAGCAAGAAGTTTTACACGGCAGCTGGGCGTGACCGATGAGGAATTTACAGAGTGCTTCGGCGGAGTTGACGAGATAGAAGAGAAGCTTTCCACGGTGGAAAAAGCCCGGGAAAATATGCATGATATGCTGGAGCAGTGCATACGCTGGAGAGTTGAAAAATGTCATGAAAACGGCAATTCTGTAGTTAGAGACGCCCGCGAGTACATCGATGAACACTACATGAGCAGCGGTCTTTCCCTGACTGCGGTGGCTGAGGCAGTGGGGATAAGCCCTGCCTATCTCAGCGCTTTGTTCAAGCGGGAAATGGGCAAGAACCTTTCCGAGTACATCACAGGTATAAGGATAGAACGTTCAAAGGAACTCCTTTGCTGCACTTCAAAGCTGATATATGAGATAGCATTCGAGGTCGGTTTTCAGGATTACAGATATTTCAGCCAGATATTCAAAAAATGTACAGGGCAAACTCCAAGACAGTTTCAGAACAGTGCAAACATATGTATGTAG
- a CDS encoding ABC transporter permease, translating into MANNNAQPKKAGIAGLFRHQIMIPIAALMLLVLFNLIADPSFFKITLGSNSDGNPVLNGYLITIIDSGSELAILALGMTLVTAASGGQDISVGAGIAIAGSVLLRVLCGTETSPETLHAPVIVAFLISCLVAMLFGAFNGSLVAFFKIQPMIATLILFTAGRSIAAWINNNQLPNVNEPSFSYYGTYIPGIPIPTPFFIALACFLVTWLLLRFTTLGLYVQSVGINEKTSRLNGLNPELIKLLTYVLLGLCVAIAALIKVSRLQTINYSVIAKDIEMDAILAVALGGNALGGGKFSMSSSILGAYVIQFLTTTLYKFQVKADALPAYKAVVVIILVVMSAPAVREKLSALIKKLRTEKAAAQNS; encoded by the coding sequence ATGGCGAACAATAATGCACAGCCCAAAAAGGCAGGTATAGCAGGCTTGTTCAGGCATCAGATAATGATACCGATAGCTGCGCTGATGCTGCTGGTGCTGTTTAATCTCATCGCAGATCCGTCATTTTTCAAGATCACACTGGGCAGCAACAGCGACGGGAACCCCGTCCTGAACGGCTACCTTATAACTATAATCGACAGCGGCTCCGAGCTTGCCATACTTGCACTGGGCATGACCCTTGTAACGGCGGCATCGGGCGGACAGGATATCAGCGTGGGCGCGGGCATCGCGATAGCGGGCTCGGTACTGCTGAGAGTGCTTTGCGGTACAGAGACAAGCCCTGAGACACTCCACGCCCCTGTGATCGTGGCATTTCTGATAAGCTGCCTTGTGGCGATGCTGTTCGGTGCTTTTAACGGTTCGCTGGTGGCATTCTTCAAGATACAGCCAATGATAGCAACTCTTATACTGTTTACCGCAGGACGTTCCATAGCGGCGTGGATAAACAACAATCAGCTGCCAAACGTAAACGAGCCTTCATTCAGCTACTACGGTACATATATCCCGGGTATACCGATACCCACACCTTTCTTTATAGCGCTGGCGTGCTTTCTGGTGACATGGCTGCTGCTGAGATTCACCACACTGGGACTTTACGTACAGTCGGTAGGTATAAACGAGAAGACTTCCAGACTGAACGGTCTTAACCCCGAACTTATAAAGCTGCTGACTTATGTTCTGCTGGGACTTTGCGTTGCTATTGCGGCACTTATCAAGGTCAGCCGTCTTCAGACGATAAACTACTCGGTAATTGCAAAGGATATCGAAATGGACGCTATTCTCGCGGTGGCACTGGGCGGAAACGCACTGGGCGGCGGTAAATTCAGCATGAGCAGTTCCATTCTCGGCGCATATGTTATACAGTTCCTTACGACTACACTTTATAAATTCCAGGTCAAGGCAGATGCTCTGCCTGCGTACAAGGCAGTCGTTGTAATAATCCTCGTAGTCATGAGTGCTCCCGCAGTACGCGAGAAGCTCTCGGCACTTATAAAAAAGCTGCGCACGGAAAAGGCTGCAGCCCAGAATTCCTGA
- a CDS encoding ABC transporter substrate-binding protein encodes MKVKKILAMAISMVMCAAMFAGCGDAGSGSDDGGKSTKSGSKDNGDVKEDGGEDEGGDTGDVDDGDYITVGIINNDPNESGYRTANDKDLKATFCEENGFKADFYYSLKNDEQITAAQKFIQDEVDYLLLSAADTAGWDTVLQDAQDAGVRVILFDRTIDADESLYEASIVSDMAKEGQTAVDWLKGQGLSDYKIIHLQGVMGSAAQKGRSQALTDTAASDGWEIVEEQTAEWNAEKAQQIVQSVIDSGKDFNVIYAENDDMAKGAVAALDKANISHGVGKDVIVMGFDCNKWALDELLAGNWNYDGQCNPFQSSYIKDIIDKLENDETLSEKTIIMDEKGFDATTITQEDVDNYGI; translated from the coding sequence ATGAAAGTCAAGAAGATTCTGGCAATGGCTATAAGTATGGTGATGTGCGCTGCGATGTTCGCGGGCTGCGGAGATGCGGGAAGCGGTTCTGATGACGGCGGAAAGTCAACCAAGTCCGGCAGCAAAGACAACGGCGACGTTAAAGAGGACGGCGGCGAAGATGAGGGAGGAGATACAGGAGATGTTGATGACGGCGATTATATCACGGTCGGCATAATCAACAATGACCCCAACGAGTCGGGCTACCGTACTGCCAATGACAAGGATCTCAAGGCTACATTCTGTGAGGAAAACGGATTTAAGGCTGATTTCTATTACAGTCTCAAGAACGATGAGCAGATAACAGCTGCACAGAAGTTCATACAGGACGAAGTTGATTATCTGCTTCTGTCCGCAGCTGATACAGCAGGCTGGGATACGGTTCTGCAGGACGCTCAGGATGCAGGCGTAAGGGTAATACTTTTCGACAGAACTATCGATGCTGATGAGAGCCTGTACGAGGCTTCCATCGTTTCCGATATGGCCAAGGAAGGTCAGACCGCAGTTGACTGGCTGAAGGGTCAGGGACTTTCCGATTATAAGATAATACACCTTCAGGGCGTTATGGGTTCTGCTGCACAGAAGGGCAGATCTCAGGCACTGACAGATACAGCGGCTTCCGACGGCTGGGAGATAGTTGAAGAGCAGACAGCTGAATGGAATGCTGAAAAGGCACAGCAGATAGTTCAGTCCGTTATCGATTCGGGCAAGGATTTCAACGTTATCTATGCTGAGAATGATGATATGGCTAAGGGTGCTGTTGCGGCACTGGATAAGGCAAATATATCCCACGGCGTAGGCAAGGATGTTATCGTTATGGGCTTCGACTGCAATAAGTGGGCACTTGATGAACTGCTGGCAGGCAACTGGAACTATGACGGACAGTGCAATCCTTTCCAGTCCTCTTATATAAAGGATATAATAGACAAACTTGAAAATGACGAAACTCTCTCAGAAAAGACTATAATCATGGATGAGAAGGGCTTCGATGCAACTACCATCACGCAGGAAGATGTAGATAACTACGGTATCTGA
- a CDS encoding sugar ABC transporter ATP-binding protein — protein sequence MQKDSLLEMRGIYKTFPGVKALQNVDFTLKEGEIHALMGENGAGKSTLIKVLTGVHVKDGGDIFVRGRENAVHINSPKQAQALGISTVYQEISLCPNLSVAENIFLARGKGIGVNWRNMNKRADELLKELGINVRGSQQLASCSIAVQQMVAIARAVDMECQVLILDEPTSSLDESEVAKLFVLMRKLKERGVGIIFVTHFLDQVYEVCDKITVLRDGKLVGEYEIEKLPRLQLVSKMLGKELDDMADIKNDSPTFKKTEDKPVYEGEGLCSSEGISPFDFKIYKGEINGFTGLLGSGRSECVRTIFGADKVTGGSVKIDGEPVKITKPRQAMKYGIAYLPEDRKRDGIVGDLSVKDNIILALQIKTGFFRPISKAKALEYANKYIDLLDIKTASVNTPIKSLSGGNQQKVILARWLLTEPKYLILDEPTRGIDVGTKVDIQKLMLKLASEGMSVTFISSETDEMLRTCSRLLVMRDRKLVGELTGDQLNQNTIMATIAGGDTNGEQ from the coding sequence ATGCAAAAGGATTCACTGCTTGAAATGCGGGGTATCTACAAGACTTTCCCCGGAGTAAAGGCTCTGCAGAATGTTGATTTTACTCTTAAAGAGGGTGAGATACACGCACTTATGGGTGAGAACGGCGCGGGAAAATCCACGCTGATAAAAGTGCTGACAGGCGTACACGTAAAGGACGGCGGAGATATATTCGTCAGAGGACGTGAGAATGCAGTGCATATCAATTCGCCGAAACAGGCACAGGCGCTGGGCATAAGTACTGTTTATCAGGAGATATCCCTTTGTCCGAATCTGTCTGTTGCCGAGAACATCTTCCTTGCAAGAGGCAAGGGTATCGGTGTGAACTGGCGAAATATGAATAAAAGAGCCGATGAGCTTCTCAAAGAGCTGGGCATAAATGTAAGAGGTTCTCAGCAGCTGGCCAGCTGTTCTATCGCGGTTCAGCAGATGGTGGCTATCGCCAGGGCTGTGGACATGGAATGTCAGGTGCTGATACTCGATGAGCCTACATCGTCACTGGACGAATCAGAGGTAGCCAAGCTGTTTGTACTTATGCGCAAGCTCAAAGAGCGGGGCGTAGGTATAATCTTCGTAACACACTTCCTGGATCAGGTATATGAAGTATGCGACAAGATAACCGTACTGCGTGACGGCAAGCTTGTAGGCGAGTACGAGATAGAAAAACTGCCGAGACTTCAGCTGGTATCAAAGATGCTTGGCAAAGAGCTGGACGATATGGCTGATATCAAAAATGACAGCCCCACATTCAAGAAAACAGAGGATAAACCCGTATACGAGGGTGAGGGTCTGTGTTCTTCAGAGGGTATAAGCCCCTTCGATTTCAAGATATACAAGGGCGAGATCAACGGATTCACGGGTCTGCTGGGCTCGGGCAGAAGCGAATGTGTACGTACTATATTCGGCGCTGACAAGGTAACGGGCGGTTCGGTAAAGATCGACGGCGAGCCTGTAAAGATAACAAAGCCGAGACAGGCGATGAAATACGGCATAGCATATCTTCCCGAAGACAGAAAGCGTGACGGTATCGTGGGCGATCTTTCCGTAAAGGATAATATCATACTCGCCCTCCAGATAAAGACAGGTTTTTTCAGACCGATATCAAAGGCAAAGGCGCTGGAGTATGCCAACAAGTATATCGACCTGCTGGATATAAAGACAGCTTCGGTAAATACACCGATAAAGTCCCTTTCGGGCGGCAATCAGCAGAAGGTGATACTTGCAAGATGGCTTTTGACAGAGCCGAAGTATCTTATCCTTGATGAACCTACCAGAGGTATAGATGTCGGAACAAAAGTTGATATACAGAAGCTGATGCTGAAACTGGCTTCCGAGGGCATGAGCGTAACATTCATATCTTCCGAAACGGACGAGATGCTGCGCACCTGTTCGAGACTGCTGGTAATGAGAGACAGAAAGCTTGTGGGAGAACTTACAGGCGATCAGCTTAACCAGAATACCATCATGGCGACTATTGCGGGAGGTGACACAAATGGCGAACAATAA